The DNA sequence AATATATTTAAGCAGGTAGGGGTGGAGAACCTTTCCCTCAATCTGCTTCCGGACATATTCCATATTTATTTTAATATCCTGCAATCTGATCACCCTTGTTCCCCGAAGGTCATTTATGTATTTCCTATGATGCTCGTGCATTCGTTTTATATAAAGCGGTGCTGGTCTGGGCGCTACCCATATAGCATTCGCCATTAGGGGCCATTTTAATATTGTCCACAATGAAACAGAGACAATTATATCATAAAAGGGGTTGCCGTGGCAGATTATATTGAAACTTATGTTCCGCCAGAAGCAAAAATGCCAGGCTTAAAGAGCACTCTGGAAATTTCGGATGCTCTGCCCCTATTTTTTCGCTTCGCTTTCCACTTCTCCATAGCATGTCATGATGGAGGCATTGCCCCTGATTTTTATTGCGGAAGTATGCTCGGTGAATTGAGCGATCATGACTTCCCCTTTATCAAGTTTTTCAGAATGGTGAAAGCGCGTGTCTGAGCCTCTGGTCAGCCCGATTACATTCACGCCGTCTTCTTTTGCTTTAATTACCACATAGTCTCCTGCCGGATTATTTCTTGTTTCCATATCCTTCACTCCTTCAAGCCGCAATCGGCCAAGATAAAAGGCTAAAAGCAGTACTTTCAGCCTCCGGGACAGATTAATCTTTAATTAATGAAAGGACTTCAGCCCTGGCCCTGGCATCCTCTGCCAAAACACCTCTTACAGCAGAAGTGACAGTTTTGGAACCAGGCTTTTTAACGCCTCTCATCGTCATGCACATATGCTCAGCCTCTACGATGACCATTACACCGTGGGGCTCCAATTTTTTCATGATAGCATTCGCTACAGTTGAGGTAATCCGCTCCTGCAGCTGCGGTCTTTTTGCCACGGCCTCGACGGCCCTTGCAAGCTTGCTGAGCCCGGTCACCCTTCCATTCCGGGGGATATAGGCAACATGAGCCTTCCCAAAGAAAGGTACCAGATGGTGCTCACACATACTGTAGAATGGGATGTCCTTTACAAGAACAAGCTCCTCATGCTCTTCTCCAAAAATAGTTTCAAAGTATTCTTCAGGATCCTGTCCGATCCCCATAAAAACCTCTTCATACATCTTGGCCACACGCTTTGGTGTATCGAGCAGGCCTTCGCGGTTAGGGTCTTCTCCGATTGCTTCTAATATAGAACGCACCGCTTCTTCGATTTGGGCGCGGTTGACATTTGCCATGATTCATCCTCCTAAACCATATCTCTCTAGTGCCTTTACCCCTACATATTAGCACATCCATTTCCAAACAGGCAAAATACAAGGTGTGAGGCTTGTGACCTCGGTGCAGCACTGGATGATGATCAAGAATTGCTCATGGCCTGCAACTTACCATTTATATATTCCCAAGCAAAAATAAAAGGCCGCGAAGAATTTCGCGGCCTTTTGCTCAAGCATAAGCTTAAAGCACGGTATGTACTTATTTAACAGCGTCTTTAAGCGCTTTACCTGGTTTAAAAGCAGGAACTTTGCTTGCAGCGATTTCGATTTCATCACCCGTCTGCGGGTTGCGGCCCTTACGTGCAGCGCGCTCGCGGACTTCAAAGTTTCCGAAACCGATCAATTGTACTTTATCACCATTTTTAAGTGCGTTAAGAATAGTATCAAATACAGCGTCAACTGCTTTAGTAGCGTCCTTTTTAGAAAGCTCGCCAGCTTCAGCAACTGCGTTAATTAGTTCTGTCTTGTTCATGCCTTTCACCTCCTCCCAAAAATCTTGCCCTGATAAGGATCTTATCATCATTTGTAAACAAATTTACGGAATTCTATACGTCGTGATGATTGGCATACCTTATATTAAATGAACGGCATGAAGATTTCAATCTTTTTTGCTAAAAAACCTTAATATATAAGGGTTTTCGCGGCCACGACGGTAATTCTGTTAAAAGATTATCATAATCATCTGGGCATATCAAGAAATATTCATTAATTAATGGTAATCTTTTCTTATTTGAAACAAACTTGTAATAAGACACCCTTTTTTGTTACCCAAATCACTATTTTTCAAAACATATATCCTATTTTAACAATTGGCTTACCTAGGGCTCCTTGTTGATAACGGAAGCTTTCAGTCTGGCATTCAGCACTGCTCTAAGGAATCAAGCTAAGTTTCATACGACTGAGTACAGATTAACAGCAATGTTTAACACAGCCAATTGATAAGGCTCTTTTCTCATAGATTGTTGCTATTTTGCCTTCCTTATAAGAGGTGATAAATTACACCTTCAGGAGGCAAATGCTGCTAGTGCTTGCCATAGCGACATGCTGAAAAATAAGCGGAGAATTTCCCCCTAAGTTTGAAAAAACTCTAAAAACAGCTCAAATAGACGGAGAAATTCCGTCTATCGACTCAAAAAACAAGAAAATGGGCATTTTCGCTCCACATAACCGGAAATTATCCGCTTATTTACAATCACCCAGACCATATTCAGCAGCTTAACCGGAAATTCTCCCCTTATTTTAAGGCTTGCTGGTCACTCAAATAAGAATAAGACTTCCTGTTTTTTTAAAACCACTCCTGCCCTGTTAGCCCAAAAAACCTTTCTTCACGCGATACCAAAAAATGTAAATCATTCTTTATAATCATTAAAAGCAACAATCTTTACGGTAAGAGCCCTTGATAAAGTTCCAAAACGGTCCCCAGTATACCACGTAAAAAAGAAGCGCTAAAAAGGGCAGCTTCCGCTGCCCTTCAGATTTTCATTATAGGATGATGGCAATCAGGCCGCCGGATCCTTCATTGATGATTCTTTCCAGCGTTTCCTTCAGCTTGTATCTGGCGTTTTCAGGCATGAGAGAAAGCTTTGCCTGAATTCCTTCTCTTACGATGGAGCTGAGGGAGCGGCCAAATATATCAGAATTCCAGATGGATAGAGGATCGTCTTCAAAATCCTGCATCAGATAGCGGACAAGCTCCTCGCTTTGCTTCTCAGTGCCTATGATCGGGGCAAACTCGGATTCGACATCCACCTTGATCATATGGATGGAAGGCGCCACCGCTTTGAGGCGTACCCCGAAGCGTGCTCCCTGGCGGATGATTTCTGGCTCATCAAGGCTCATATCAGCAAGCGACGGTGCTGCTATGCCGTAGCCGGTCTGCTTCACCATTTTCAGCGCATCCGAAATCTGGTCATACTCAGCTTTCGCATGGGCAAAGTCCTGCATCAGTTCAAGAAGATGATCCTTACCGCGGATTTCAACCCCCACAATTTCTTTCAAAATCTCATCATATAGGTCATCCGGGGCAAAGAGGTCGATCTCTGCAACCCCCTGGCCCATTTCTATTCCGGCGAGGCCTGCCCTGTCTATGAATTCATAGTCGCTGAAAAGGTGGACAACACGGTCTACATCTCTCAGCCGTTTGATATCCTTGACGGTTTCCTTCACAGCTTCCTGGTAGCTCTCGCGGAGCCAGTGATTCTCCCGCAGGACCATCACCCAGCTTGGCAGGTTGACATTTACTTCGAGTACCGGGAATTCGTACAATGCTTCACGCATTACGCTCAATACGTCTGTTTCCCTCATGCTTTCCACGCTCATGGCCAGCACTGGAATGTCATACTTCTCAGACAGCTGGACTCTCAGCGCTTCAGTGTTCGGGTGGTGAGGCTGGACGCTGTTGACGACCATGATGAAAGGTTTGCCGACCTCTTTCAGCTCCTCAATGACTCTTTCCTCAGCCTCGAGATAATTCGTGCGCGGTATTTCCCCGATTGTACCGTCTGTTGTGATGACAACACCAATCGTTGAATGCTCCTGGATGACTTTTCTTGTCCCGATCTCCGCTGCTTCATGGAAGGGGATCGGTTCTTCATACCAAGGTGTAGTAATCATTCTTGGACCATTTTCATCTTCATAGCCTTTGGCTCCAGGCACTGTATAGCCGACACAGTCGACGAGCCTGATGTTGACATCCAGCCCCTCTGCCACCTGGACGGCAGCTGCCTGATTAGGGACGAATTTGGGCTCTGTCGTCATGATGGTTTTTCCTGCCGCACTTTGCGGGAGTTCGTCCTGTGTGCGCGCCCGGTCTGCCTCATTGCTCATATTCGGAAGCACCACCAGCTCCATGAACTTTTTGATAAACGTGGATTTACCAGTGCGGACGGCACCAACTACCCCGAAATAAATATCGCCGCCTGTTCTTTCGGCAATATCTTTAAAAATATCTACCTTTTCCAAGTGATCCCCTCCTGAATCTTGAGTTAGTGGGATAATATTATCCTATCATTCAATTATTTTTGGACATTATATAACTATGACGTTGTCCTATTTCTTTATGACAGTTTTTTTATTTTTATCCCCTTACTCTCCCGCTTTGAAAAAGCACACTCTCTCTATACGCTGGAAAATTGC is a window from the Bacillus infantis NRRL B-14911 genome containing:
- the mtrB gene encoding trp RNA-binding attenuation protein MtrB — translated: METRNNPAGDYVVIKAKEDGVNVIGLTRGSDTRFHHSEKLDKGEVMIAQFTEHTSAIKIRGNASIMTCYGEVESEAKK
- the folE gene encoding GTP cyclohydrolase I FolE; translated protein: MANVNRAQIEEAVRSILEAIGEDPNREGLLDTPKRVAKMYEEVFMGIGQDPEEYFETIFGEEHEELVLVKDIPFYSMCEHHLVPFFGKAHVAYIPRNGRVTGLSKLARAVEAVAKRPQLQERITSTVANAIMKKLEPHGVMVIVEAEHMCMTMRGVKKPGSKTVTSAVRGVLAEDARARAEVLSLIKD
- a CDS encoding HU family DNA-binding protein, with amino-acid sequence MNKTELINAVAEAGELSKKDATKAVDAVFDTILNALKNGDKVQLIGFGNFEVRERAARKGRNPQTGDEIEIAASKVPAFKPGKALKDAVK
- the spoIVA gene encoding stage IV sporulation protein A, whose product is MEKVDIFKDIAERTGGDIYFGVVGAVRTGKSTFIKKFMELVVLPNMSNEADRARTQDELPQSAAGKTIMTTEPKFVPNQAAAVQVAEGLDVNIRLVDCVGYTVPGAKGYEDENGPRMITTPWYEEPIPFHEAAEIGTRKVIQEHSTIGVVITTDGTIGEIPRTNYLEAEERVIEELKEVGKPFIMVVNSVQPHHPNTEALRVQLSEKYDIPVLAMSVESMRETDVLSVMREALYEFPVLEVNVNLPSWVMVLRENHWLRESYQEAVKETVKDIKRLRDVDRVVHLFSDYEFIDRAGLAGIEMGQGVAEIDLFAPDDLYDEILKEIVGVEIRGKDHLLELMQDFAHAKAEYDQISDALKMVKQTGYGIAAPSLADMSLDEPEIIRQGARFGVRLKAVAPSIHMIKVDVESEFAPIIGTEKQSEELVRYLMQDFEDDPLSIWNSDIFGRSLSSIVREGIQAKLSLMPENARYKLKETLERIINEGSGGLIAIIL